In a genomic window of Paroedura picta isolate Pp20150507F chromosome 14, Ppicta_v3.0, whole genome shotgun sequence:
- the LOC143823894 gene encoding uncharacterized protein LOC143823894, with the protein MKGYKCTVCSKRFQEKSAFLKHLKSHTERRPHKCQICRKSFIKKSSLMLHQQTHTERQPFACKECGKTFARQSNLLSHSKTHQQKKSGHRKSADSVSRHTKNDKKLKEKPYKCLECKKKFVLHKNFVKHQKSHVLLSNSETAPAREQLSKAESQGVVRSREVEKQAADHSEQILEELTRMRENVDMLLLNQQHQLQVLQEIQKQLGFLLTGNDLLNSNVYSLGLLLSQQAMAMGSPLPFLLSPSTLLPESARPLSSQIPS; encoded by the exons ATGAAGGGCTATAAATGCACAGTGTGTAGCAAACGCTTCCAAGAGAAATCTGCTTTTCTGAAACACTTGAAGAGCCACACTGAGAGGAGGCCTCATAAATGTCAGATTTGTCGGAAGAGCTTCATCAAGAAATCAAGCCTCATGCTCCACCAGCAAACCCACACTGAAAGGCAACCCTTTGCATGCAAGGAGTGCGGGAAAACCTTTGCCCGACAGTCAAACCTTTTAAGCCACAGTAAAACCCACCAACAGAAGAAATCGGGGCATAGGAAAAGTGCCGACTCTGTTTCGAGGCACACCAAAAATGACAAAAAGCTCAaggagaagccctacaaatgtCTGGAGTGTAAAAAGAAGTTTGTTCTCCACAAAAACTTCGTGAAGCATCAGAAAAGCCATGTGTTGCTGTCGAATTCTGAAACAG CTCCTGCCAGGGAGCAGCTGAGCAAAGCAGAGAGCCAGGGGGTGGTTCGCTCAAGGGAGGTGGAGAAGCAAGCAGCGGACCATTCCGAACAGATCCTTGAAGAGC TGACCAGGATGAGGGAGAACGTCGACATGCTGCTCCTCAACCAGCAGCACCAGCTCCAGGTCCTGCAAGAAATCCAGAAGCAGCTCGGATTCCTTCTGACTGGCAACGACCTCCTGAACTCCAACGTGTACAGCCTTGGCCTCCTGTTAAGCCAACAGGCCATGGCCATGGGCTCGCCTCTTCCATTCCTTCTCAGTCCTAGCACCCTTCTCCCAGAGAGCGCCCGCCCTTTGTCCTCTCAAATTCCATCCTAG
- the LOC143823577 gene encoding uncharacterized protein LOC143823577: protein MEGDGAMSDNGEETTFLQRSAEHADGHGLFCALFTMEASQNPSSEMACENQRVDSSEEGREKPVGCERGFRKRKDTVVHQNILPGEKPYICVECGQSFKRSSDLVRHHLIHTGEKPFACGECGKSFNRHSHLIQHQRIHTGERPYKCQDCGKTFSQSTHLVHHQRNHTGERPYVCGKCGRHFYQNSGLLRHTNCHLGRKPYRCPDCGKCFTDNSNLVAHQRLHTGEKPYRCLDCGKCFRESSKLSVHRRTHTGEKPYVCSECGKRFSQGSHLIQHRRTHTGEKPFQCAECRTRFSDRSTLIRHQRTHKAKHS, encoded by the exons ATGGAAG GTGATGGAGCCATGAGTGACAATGGAGAGGAGACCACGTTTCTTCAGAGAAGTGCTGAGCACGCCGACGGTCATGGGCTGTTTTGTGCCCTGTTTACAATGGAGGCGTCTCAAAATCCCAGCTCAGAAATGGCATGTGAGAACCAGCGAGTAGATTCTTCTGAGGAGGGGCGAGAAAAGCCCGTCGGGTGTGAAAGAGGTTTCCGGAAACGGAAGGACACCGTCGTTCACCAAAACATTCTTCCGGGCGAGAAGCCGTACATCTGCGTGGAGTGCGGGCAGAGCTTCAAGCGGAGTTCGGATCTGGTCAGGCACCATctgatccacacgggggagaaaccgtTTGCCTGcggggagtgtgggaagagcttcaaccGCCACTCCCACCTCATCCAGCACCAGCGGATCCACACGGGAGAAAGGCCGTACAAGTGTCAGGACTGTGGGAAGACCTTCAGCCAGAGCACTCACCTGGTCCACCACCAGCGCAACCACACGGGGGAGCGGCCGTACGTGTGCGGCAAGTGCGGGAGGCATTTCTACCAGAACTCGGGCCTCCTCCGGCACACCAACTGCCACTTGGGGAGGAAGCCGTACCGGTGCCCCGATTGCGGGAAATGTTTTACTGACAACTCTAACCTGGTGGCTCACCAGAGACTGCACACCGGCGAGAAGCCGTACAGATGTCTGGACTGTGGGAAGTGCTTCCGGGAGAGCTCGAAGCTCTCGGTCCATCGCCGGACCCACACGGGAGAAAAACCTTACGTGTGCTCCGAGTGCGGGAAACGCTTCAGCCAGGGCTCGCATCTTATACAACACCGCCggacccacacgggggaaaaGCCCTTCCAGTGCGCCGAATGCAGGACCCGGTTCAGTGACAGGTCCACCCTCATCAGGCACCAGAGGACCCACAAAG CGAAGCACAGCTGA